CGGTTCTGCGCACTATCCGCCCTGAGAGAGGTGTGTCGTTCCTAGCGCCAGCAAAAATAATGCGTGGGGCGATACCGGGCACCGAGGGCGTTTGCCGCGGGCGTTATTTTTCGGTGGCGGGAGTCTGCCGGGAAGAGGGACGGACACTTTGCCCTGGTTGCAAACGTTCGTTGCCTTTGATCACCACCTCGGCACCGGTCTGGAGTTTGTCCGACTGCACGCCAATTGCGTCGTCGCGGTACCCGATGATGGCCACTTCAATGGGAAACACCTTCTGCTCGCGCACAATATAGAGGACTGAACGCCCCTCTTTTTCCAGGACGGCTTCCCGCGGCACCAGAAATCCCTTGGCCTCATGGCCGGTGGGGAAAGCGGCCCGGGCCTCTATTCCTGCCGCCAGACGCGCGTCGGAAGTGAAACGGAGTTTGACCGGGACCGTGCGGCTGACAGCATCGCCCTGGCGGATAACGGCCTGTATACGGGCTTGATAAGTGGTTTCAGCGGTGGTCAGGGAAAGAGCCTGGCCGGTGTGGATGAAGGGCAGCACCTGCTGGTCAACAGGAAACACGGCATCCATTTTGTTTTGACCAGCAAGGGTTGCCACTGGTTGTCCAGGCGCAAACCATTCGCCTTGACTGAGATGTTTTTCCAGGATGATGCCCGTGAAAGGGGCAGTGATCCGTTTTTTCTGGAGTTCATCGTGCAGCCGGGCCAGTTTGGCCTTGTGCCCCGCGACCTGTTGCTCCAGGGCGCGAGTCGTCAGGCGGGCATCGTCGTATTCCTGTTCGGATACTGTCTCGCGCTTGTAGAGGTTGTGAATGCGCTGCAGTCGCAGTTTGGACTGTTCCAATTGCACTTCACTCTGGGCGAGGGCGGCGCGTTGTTCCCGGATAGAGCCTTCAAGGAGGGTCGACTCCAATTGGACCAGGGTGTCTCCTGACTGGACGGCGTCGCCAGCTTCAAAATGGACGCTGGCCACCAGTCCGCTGATCTCTCCGGAAACATCAGCCAACTGCGCGTAGTCCAGGCTGCCTATGTATTCGGTTGTCGGGGCGATCAAGCCTTCGCTCGCCGGGGCGGTGACCACGGGCGCGGGGGGACGGTCTTGCTGGGCAGTTGCCGGAGCGGGGCTTCCGGACACGGCGATGCCGACAAGGAATAGCGCCCACAGGGCGTGCAGAAATATGCGGCGCATAGGTTGTTCTCCATTGGCTGGTGATGCGGTCCTCTGTTCGCAGGGCGAAAGGAGGGATTCAAAGCGTTTTCAGAGCGCGCAAAGTAGTTGGAGCGTCTCCATTTGACAAGTCTTTGTTCCTTTTCCGTCTGGAGTTGTGGACCTGAAAGCTGAATGGCCACAGGGCACGGATTCAGGTTTTCTGGTTTAGCTCTTGTCAAGGCCGCATGGGGTGATTAATCTGACAAGAATAGGCATTTTGTCTTGGAAGGAGCGAACCGGAACCCGCGGGTTCCCTGAATAAGGAGACACGTTCATGCGCAAAATTGCTTCGACAATCGTGTGCGGGCTGGCCCTGCTGGTGTTAAGCGGCAGTACGGCCCTGGCTCAACTCCCGGAATTCACCGAATTGGCCAAGTCGGCCGGCAAGGCTGTGGTCAATATCAGTACGGTCAAAACAGTCGACCAATCCCAGGGGGTCGAGGAGTTTTTTAATCGTTTCCACCGTCGTGGTGGCCCTTTTGAGGATTTTTTCGATCAATTTGAACGCTTCTTTGGGCCCCAGCAGATGCCCAAACGCCAGCAGCGGTCGCTGGGCTCGGGGTTTATCATGTCCCGGGACGGCTATATCGTGACCAACAACCATGTTGTTGAGCAGGCGGACAAAATCACCGTCAATCTTCAGGGAGGGGAGACCTCCTACCAGGCCGATATTGTTGGTCGGGATCCTGAAACCGATCTGGCGCTTTTAAAGATCGAGGTCGATCGCGAGTTGCCAGTTCTCGAATTCGGAGATTCCGGAGAGATGGAAATCGGTGACTGGGTTATGGCCATCGGCAATCCTTTTGGCCTCGACCACAGCGTGACCGCAGGCATCATCAGCGCCAAAGGACGAGTCATCGGTGCCGGTCCGTATGATGATTTCTTGCAGACTGATGCTTCGATCAACCCCGGCAATAGCGGCGGCCCGCTCCTGAACACCGACGGTAAGGTCATCGGCATCAATACCGCGATCATTGCCAGCGGCCAGGGCATCGGCTTTGCCATACCGTCTGATATGGCCAAACAGGTTATTGCGCAACTCAAGAAATACCAGAAGGTCAAGCGTGGTTGGTTGGGTGTGACCATCCAGGACGTGGACGAAAACATGGCCAAAGCTCTTGGTCTTGACGCGCCCAAAGGCGCCCTGATTGCTGGCGTCCGGGCCGGTGATCCGGCCGATGAGGCAGGTCTTAAGGCAGGTGACGTGGTCGTCTCCCTCAATGGCGAGCCGGTGGAGGATGCCGACGGATTGACTCGTCGTATCGGGCGCATGGAGCCAGATACAAAAGCGAATATGACGATCTGGCGCCAGGGAAAGGTCAAGAAAATCGCCGTCGTGCTTGGCGAGCGGGACACCGCCCAGGAAGAAGCTCGAGCCGAGCAACCCGATTCTGAGCAAACCAGCGGCAGACTCGGCATCGTCGTCCGGCCGGTTCGCGATGAAGAGGCCCGAGCCCTGGGCATGGATGAAGCCAGGGGGCTTTTGATCCAGGATGTCGAACAGGCTTCCCTCGCCGCAGAGGCTGGGTTGCGCCCCGGAGACGTCATCCTGGCTGCTAATGGGCAAGAGGTAGAAACCGTTCGGGGATTGTCGCAGATCCTGAATGAAGACGCCGCTGAGAAAGGGGCTGTTCTTTTCCTCGTCAATCGCAAGGGACAGAACCTTTTTGTAAGCATTCCCCTGACTGACGGGGATGGCCAATAACGCACGGGATCAGATACCGTAAAAGCGGGGGCAAGGAAAAATTGCCCCCGCTTTTTTTGGCGGGCCGATTGTGTGAACAAGAGGTGATAAGGTGCTTGGAGGCAAAGGCGGAACCGGGAGCGATTCCCGATCGGGGCGTTCCCCTGGCGCTGTTTGCGTCTTGAAATTTTGAAGATTTCGGCACACCGAGTGCAACGAGCAATAAGGAGCAGGAAGCGGTATGGCCCCTGTGCCCCATCAGCAGCAGGCCCCTGGATGCAAGGCGAATCTGTACTTGCGCATCACAGGCCAGCGCGAGGACGGTTACCACGAACTGGAAAGTCTTTTCCTCCCCTTGCAGCAGCCTTCGGACCAGATCCATTTCGAACCCGGTGCTCCGGGTAGCGGTTTGACATTGACCTGCTCGGATCCCGACCTTGCAACACCCTCGAACAGTATTCGGGTCGCGTATGAAACTTTTCGGAGCGTGAGCGACAAGGCACCAGATCTCCGGATTCATTTGGACAAACAGGTTCCCCAAGGGGCGGGCCTCGGAGGGGGCAGCGCCGACGCCGCCTGTGTTTTACAGTATCTCCATGCCCATGTGTGTCCAGGTCTGCCTGAACAGGACCTCCAGCGGCTCGCTTTGCAGGTCGGCGCTGATGTCCCGTTCTTTTTGCACCGTCAGCCGTGCTGGGTCAGTGGCATTGGCGAACGGTTGGAGCCGTTACCGGTCTCTTTTGCTCAGTGGCGATTTCTGGTTGTCTGTCCTGACGTCAGTATTTCAACCGGTTGGGCCTACCGCATTTGGGATGAGATGCAGTCCGCCTTTCAAATTCTCCGCCAGGAAGACTTGACAAGTCCACGACATGCGTATAGACAATGCTGCTCCAGCGGCGCATTGGTTCTTTACAATAGTTTCGAGCAGGCCGTTTTTCCTTACTTTCCAGAGCTTGGGAAGCTGAAGCAGGCCCTTCTGGCCGCTGGAATGGACGCCTGTGTGATGAGTGGTTCCGGCTCAGCCCTTGTCGGCTTGACACGGAACGCGATGACATTAGAATCTGTCTGCTCGAAGTTGGAAGCCCGCCGGGTTTCTTTTTATGCCATCTGATCGTGCTGGGGTGTAGCCAAGTGGTAAGGCAACGGGTTTTGGTCCCGTCATGCGGGGGTTCAAATCCTCCCACCCCAGCCAATTTTATTTTATGGGGCGGAATCATGTCAGGCCACGGTGAACTCAAGATTTTGACCGGCTCGGCAAACCCGAAGCTGGCCGAAGCGATATGTGAACACCTCGGATGCAATCTCACTCCTGCCATAGTGGGCACGTTTAGCGACGGGGAAATCCGGGTTGAAGTTGGGGCCAACGTTCGTGGTGACGATGTTTTTGTCGTTCAACCCACCTGCCATCCGGTCAATCACAATCTCATGGAATTGTGCCTGATTCTGGATGCCTTGAAACGTGCCAGCGCCAATCGCGTCACGGCTGTAGTGCCCTACTACGGCTACGCCCGCCAGGACCGGAAGGTCGTTCCCCGCGTTCCGATCAGTGCCAAGATGGTCGCCGACTTTATCTCGGTGGCTGGCGCTCACAGGCTGCTCACCGTTGACCTGCATGCCGGGCAAATCCAAGGTTTCTTTGACGTCCCTGTCGATAATCTCTACGCCGCTCAGGTTGTTCTGGAATACGTCAAGTCCATCGGCTCTCCAGAAGATCTGGTCATTGTTTCTCCCGATGCCGGAGGGACGGAGCGGGCCCGTGCCTATGCCAAGCGGTTGGGGGCAAGCCTGGCGATCATCGACAAGCGTCGCGACGCGCCCAATCAGGCGCAAGCGATGCGAGTCATCGGGGATGTCCAGGATAAAATCGCTGTGGTCCTTGACGATATGGTCGATACCGCCGGCACCATGGTCGCCGGGGCCGAGGTGCTAGCCCAAAAAGGGGCTCGCGAGATTTACGCCTGTGCAACCCATCCGCTCTTATCTGGGCCGGCCATCGAGCGCTTGTCGCAGTCGGCCTTTTCAAAAATTCTTGTCACGGACACTGTCCCCTTGCGCCCAGAAGCCCAGGCCTGCGAAAAGATAGAAGTCATCTCCGTGGCCAGCCTTTTGGCCAAGGCCATTCACAATATCCATACTGAATCGTCTGTCAGTGTTCTTTTTACTCCGTAAACGCTGTCGGTGAGATGAAGGAGCGCGTCCATGTCTGAGGAAATACGTTTACAAGCTTTCAAGCGGGATGAAGTTGGCAAACAGGGCCTACGGTCCGTCCGCCAGCAAGGATATATTCCCGGTATCTATTATGATGCCAAGGGCGACAACGTCCCGGTCAAAGTCCGCTACCGGGCTTTGGAGTCGGCCTTCCGAAAGGCCCACTCAAACCACGTTATCCAGTTGGAGATCGCCAACGGGGGGCAAGGCACGCCCCGTCCGGTCATGATCTGGGATATCCAGCACCACCCGGTCAAAGACCTCATTCTCCATGTCGATTTTTTCGGGGTGGACATGAGCAAGGAAATTCAGGTCGAAATTCCCGTGCAGATCGAGGGAGAGGCTCAAGGTGTTGTGGATGGCGGCCAATTGACCGTGTACCATGAGGCGCTGCTTGTTTCCTGTTTGCCGGACGCGATTCCTGAAAATATTCGCATTGATGTCTCCGCGCTGGAGATGAACGAGAATGTGAACATTGAGGACGTGACCTTTCCTGAAGGGGTGGTTCCGGTCTACGACGGCGAGGAAAATTTTGCTGTGGCTGGTGTCAACCCCATCGTTGAGGCCTCTTTGGAAGAAGAGGAAGAAGAAGCCGAAGGCGAAGCTCCAGCTGAAGAAGCCGAAGAAGAATAATTGTTCAGGGTGCCCCGGATTCCGGGGCACCCTGAGTTCCCCCCTTTCCTGGCCAAAGGCCGGAATCGCTCTTCTCCCCTCTGGCCATAGAAAAGCTCACCCGACTCCTGGGGTGCCGGAAATGGTTTCCTTTCTTGTTTGTCCTGCCTGAACCGGACACCGCTCCTGACACCCGACTTGTTTGCGTGTGGGACTTGGCTTTGTTTTCGCCGTTTCGGGCGGGGCCCCATAGACGTTGTATTGCCCAAGGACGTTTGTATGTCCGTTGCATTCGCCGGTCTTATCGTCGGGCTCGGCAATCCCGGTCCACAATACGCTCGGACTCGGCATAATTGCGGGTTTCTCGTTCTTGACGCCCTGCGGCGCCACACCCCAAGTCCCTGCCGTGAAGTCGTGCTTCCGGTCCGGGGGAGAGTCTGGCGGTGGGAGGTCCCAGGTAGTGTCCTGCCATGGGGATTGCTCACGCCCTTGACCTATATGAATCGTAGCGGCGAGGCCGTGGCTGAGTTGTGCCAGACAATGGGTCTTGGCCCAGAGCAACTCGTTGTGGTCCATGACGAACTTGATCTGCCTTTCGGCACCTTGCGGTTGAAGCAGGGAGGGGGTTTGGCCGGACACCGCGGTCTGCAATCCATCGCCAATTGTTTGCAGAGCAGGGAATTTACCCGGCTACGGGTCGGCATCGGGCGCCCAACCGAAGGAGTTGGTGTGGTCGACCATGTCCTTTCTCCGTTTTCGCTGGAGGAACAGGCCCACCTTGAAGAGCTTTGTGAGCGCGGTAGCTCCGCCCTCCAGGCGTATTGCACCCGTGGATTTGAAAGCGCCCAAGATTTTTGTCGCCCTGCGGAATGATTACAGTACCGGGGCATGGACGAAACACGGTGAATCTGGTACATCAAAGATTCCAATTTGGATATGAGGAATGGAGGGGCAGCGTGTTTTCAGAAAAACAATTGGTGGTGTACCCGGCTCAGGGAGTCGGCGAAGTCGAACGGATAGAAAGTCAGGAAATCGGCGGGACGCGAGCCGATTTTTATATTGTCCGCATACTCAGTAATAATGTGACCTTGATGGTGCCGGTGGCGAATGCCGAAAATGTCGGCCTGCGATCGGTGTGCGGGGCTGACGAGGGCCGTCTGGTTCTGGAAGGGCTCAAGGACCGCTCCGATTTTATGGGATACAGCGGTCAGAATTGGAACCGCAGGTATCGGGAATATTCTGAGAAATTGAAAAGCGGCGAATTGGATGATGTCTCCTATGTGCTCAAGGAATTGATCCTTATAGGTAGAGACAAGGAGTTATCGTTTGGGGAGCGGCGGTTGCTTGAGCAGGCCATGACCCTGATCACTATGGAAATCGCCTACGCTTTGGGAACGCAACAGGACGCCGTGCGTAAAGAAATCGAGGAGATATTCGCTGATATTCTCAAACGTCCGGGTGCGGATGAAGAGGATGTATAGCAGCCCATTTGTTCACCACAACTAGTCAGCGAAGCGGTATCCACCTGACTCCCCCACCCTCCATCATCGTTTCCGATTGCAGAGTATCAAAATTTTCGATCTCGCCAAGCCCCACCCCTTGGTGGGGCCCACAAGTCACGTGTTTGGCCGGTCCTGCCGTTGACAGGTGGGCGTGATGGATTCTGGATCCGTGAAGCCAAACGTGTTTGCATTCGGTGCCAGGAGTGTGTCCGAGACCCGGAAAAGGGCTTGGCCGCAGATTGTGTATGCAAGTGGGAAAAGGTGCCCTGACCCACCCCATGGGCAGGGAATGGCTTCCAGAAGCGTTTCTAGATCTTGAGTATCCCCCGGCACCGGAGTCTTGGCTCCAGGGTTGATGATTGACTCTATTTGGGAGATCCAGTACAGCGATTCCGGCTCGAAGCCGTCCGTAGTGATTCCAAGGCAATCCCCCCCTCTATTCGATTCCTGTAGGCGTAATTCGCGAAAATCAGTACGACTCACATACATTTTTGCTCGTGAAGGACCCCTTCGGCCGAGATATGGTCCAAGGGGAAGGAAGGCATGTATTCAAGGCCCTTGGCCTGACAATATTTGGGGACAGTATTCGGAGTACAGCAAAGGGAGAATGGGATGAATCTATCCGAGATGAAAAGGAAATCCATGGCCGAACTCATGCAGTTGGCCAAGGAGTATAAAGTCGAAAACCCAAGCGGTCTTCGCAAGCAGGAACTGATTTTTGCCATCCTCAGTTCCTGTGCTTCGCAAAACGGCTCGATCTATGGGGAAGGCGTGCTGGAGATTTTGCCCGACGGGTTCGGCTTTCTTCGCTCCCCCATGTACAGCTATATTCCGGGACCGGACGATATTTACGTCTCCCCGTCGCAGATCCGCCGCTTCGGCCTGCGCAAGGGTGACGTGGTCTCCGGGCAGATCCGCCCGCCCAAGGAAGGGGAGCGGTATTTCGCTTTGCTCCGGGTACAGCAAGTTGGGTTTGCCACTCCAGAAGAATCCAAGAACCTAGTCCTGTTTGATAATTTAACGCCGATTTATCCGGACCAGCGCTTTGTCATGGAAACTGGGGCGGAAAGCTACTCCTCGCGGGTTGTGGATCTGCTGGCCCCCATAGGTAAGGGACAGCGCGGGCTCATAGTAGCCCCGCCACGCACCGGAAAAACGATGCTTTTGCAAAGTATCGCCAACTCCATTACCGCCAACCACCCTGATTCCTATCTTATTGTGCTCCTGATCGACGAACGACCTGAAGAAGTGACGGATATGGAGCGTACCGTCGACGGCGAAGTTGTCAGTTCGACGTTCGACGAGCCTCCCCAACGTCATGTCCAGGTGGCGGAAATGGTTTTGGAAAAAGCCAAACGCCTTGTGGAACGCAAAAAAGATGTCGTTATCCTCCTGGACAGTATCACCCGTTTCGGTCGAGCCCACAACGCGATCATTCCTTCGTCAGGACGGGTCCTCTCTGGCGGTCTGGACTCCAACGCCCTGCAACGACCGAAGCGTTTTTTTGGGGCTGCGCGGAATATCGAGGAAGGCGGGAGTCTGACCATTATCGCTACGGCGCTTATCGATACCGGATCGCGCATGGATGAGGTCATCTTTGAGGAATTCAAGGGCACCGGAAATATGGAAATTTACCTGGATCGCCATCTGGCCGACAAGCGCGTCTTTCCGGCCATTGATATCAACCGTTCCGGCACCCGCAAGGAGGACCTGCTTTTGGACGAGAACGTCTTGAACCGGGTTTGGATATTGCGTAAGCTTCTGGCTCCCATGAATTCAGTGGAGAGCATGGAGTTTCTCCTGGACAAAATGCGCGGCACAAAGAGCAACCGCGAGTTTCTCGATATGATGAACAGTTAGTCGGTGCTGCCCAGCGCCCAATGGTGGAGCCAACCGGCGCCCTGTTCAACCTCTGTCTGTCATCAAACCGCTGCTGCGGCCGTGCTGCTGCCCCCTACCTGTTGGGGGTGAACACGAGCCAGTGACACAATTGTGCAGCAGGCCCATTGAGGGCTCTTCAAGAGTGCGTTGCACGCCCTTTGTCCACCGTTGGAGATAATTTTTTTCGAGATTTATTCTATCGAATCGTACTGCGAACCTGTTCCCCGCTGGCGCGGGTCGTGCTGTTCAGCGCGCCGGGC
The sequence above is drawn from the Desulfohalobium retbaense DSM 5692 genome and encodes:
- a CDS encoding efflux RND transporter periplasmic adaptor subunit, with the protein product MRRIFLHALWALFLVGIAVSGSPAPATAQQDRPPAPVVTAPASEGLIAPTTEYIGSLDYAQLADVSGEISGLVASVHFEAGDAVQSGDTLVQLESTLLEGSIREQRAALAQSEVQLEQSKLRLQRIHNLYKRETVSEQEYDDARLTTRALEQQVAGHKAKLARLHDELQKKRITAPFTGIILEKHLSQGEWFAPGQPVATLAGQNKMDAVFPVDQQVLPFIHTGQALSLTTAETTYQARIQAVIRQGDAVSRTVPVKLRFTSDARLAAGIEARAAFPTGHEAKGFLVPREAVLEKEGRSVLYIVREQKVFPIEVAIIGYRDDAIGVQSDKLQTGAEVVIKGNERLQPGQSVRPSSRQTPATEK
- a CDS encoding DegQ family serine endoprotease; the encoded protein is MRKIASTIVCGLALLVLSGSTALAQLPEFTELAKSAGKAVVNISTVKTVDQSQGVEEFFNRFHRRGGPFEDFFDQFERFFGPQQMPKRQQRSLGSGFIMSRDGYIVTNNHVVEQADKITVNLQGGETSYQADIVGRDPETDLALLKIEVDRELPVLEFGDSGEMEIGDWVMAIGNPFGLDHSVTAGIISAKGRVIGAGPYDDFLQTDASINPGNSGGPLLNTDGKVIGINTAIIASGQGIGFAIPSDMAKQVIAQLKKYQKVKRGWLGVTIQDVDENMAKALGLDAPKGALIAGVRAGDPADEAGLKAGDVVVSLNGEPVEDADGLTRRIGRMEPDTKANMTIWRQGKVKKIAVVLGERDTAQEEARAEQPDSEQTSGRLGIVVRPVRDEEARALGMDEARGLLIQDVEQASLAAEAGLRPGDVILAANGQEVETVRGLSQILNEDAAEKGAVLFLVNRKGQNLFVSIPLTDGDGQ
- the ispE gene encoding 4-(cytidine 5'-diphospho)-2-C-methyl-D-erythritol kinase translates to MAPVPHQQQAPGCKANLYLRITGQREDGYHELESLFLPLQQPSDQIHFEPGAPGSGLTLTCSDPDLATPSNSIRVAYETFRSVSDKAPDLRIHLDKQVPQGAGLGGGSADAACVLQYLHAHVCPGLPEQDLQRLALQVGADVPFFLHRQPCWVSGIGERLEPLPVSFAQWRFLVVCPDVSISTGWAYRIWDEMQSAFQILRQEDLTSPRHAYRQCCSSGALVLYNSFEQAVFPYFPELGKLKQALLAAGMDACVMSGSGSALVGLTRNAMTLESVCSKLEARRVSFYAI
- a CDS encoding ribose-phosphate diphosphokinase is translated as MSGHGELKILTGSANPKLAEAICEHLGCNLTPAIVGTFSDGEIRVEVGANVRGDDVFVVQPTCHPVNHNLMELCLILDALKRASANRVTAVVPYYGYARQDRKVVPRVPISAKMVADFISVAGAHRLLTVDLHAGQIQGFFDVPVDNLYAAQVVLEYVKSIGSPEDLVIVSPDAGGTERARAYAKRLGASLAIIDKRRDAPNQAQAMRVIGDVQDKIAVVLDDMVDTAGTMVAGAEVLAQKGAREIYACATHPLLSGPAIERLSQSAFSKILVTDTVPLRPEAQACEKIEVISVASLLAKAIHNIHTESSVSVLFTP
- a CDS encoding 50S ribosomal protein L25, with the protein product MSEEIRLQAFKRDEVGKQGLRSVRQQGYIPGIYYDAKGDNVPVKVRYRALESAFRKAHSNHVIQLEIANGGQGTPRPVMIWDIQHHPVKDLILHVDFFGVDMSKEIQVEIPVQIEGEAQGVVDGGQLTVYHEALLVSCLPDAIPENIRIDVSALEMNENVNIEDVTFPEGVVPVYDGEENFAVAGVNPIVEASLEEEEEEAEGEAPAEEAEEE
- the pth gene encoding aminoacyl-tRNA hydrolase translates to MSVAFAGLIVGLGNPGPQYARTRHNCGFLVLDALRRHTPSPCREVVLPVRGRVWRWEVPGSVLPWGLLTPLTYMNRSGEAVAELCQTMGLGPEQLVVVHDELDLPFGTLRLKQGGGLAGHRGLQSIANCLQSREFTRLRVGIGRPTEGVGVVDHVLSPFSLEEQAHLEELCERGSSALQAYCTRGFESAQDFCRPAE
- a CDS encoding CarD family transcriptional regulator, giving the protein MFSEKQLVVYPAQGVGEVERIESQEIGGTRADFYIVRILSNNVTLMVPVANAENVGLRSVCGADEGRLVLEGLKDRSDFMGYSGQNWNRRYREYSEKLKSGELDDVSYVLKELILIGRDKELSFGERRLLEQAMTLITMEIAYALGTQQDAVRKEIEEIFADILKRPGADEEDV
- the rho gene encoding transcription termination factor Rho, with protein sequence MNLSEMKRKSMAELMQLAKEYKVENPSGLRKQELIFAILSSCASQNGSIYGEGVLEILPDGFGFLRSPMYSYIPGPDDIYVSPSQIRRFGLRKGDVVSGQIRPPKEGERYFALLRVQQVGFATPEESKNLVLFDNLTPIYPDQRFVMETGAESYSSRVVDLLAPIGKGQRGLIVAPPRTGKTMLLQSIANSITANHPDSYLIVLLIDERPEEVTDMERTVDGEVVSSTFDEPPQRHVQVAEMVLEKAKRLVERKKDVVILLDSITRFGRAHNAIIPSSGRVLSGGLDSNALQRPKRFFGAARNIEEGGSLTIIATALIDTGSRMDEVIFEEFKGTGNMEIYLDRHLADKRVFPAIDINRSGTRKEDLLLDENVLNRVWILRKLLAPMNSVESMEFLLDKMRGTKSNREFLDMMNS